In Eschrichtius robustus isolate mEscRob2 chromosome 2, mEscRob2.pri, whole genome shotgun sequence, a single window of DNA contains:
- the C2CD4C gene encoding C2 calcium-dependent domain-containing protein 4C has protein sequence MKKTNLWFLERLRGSGENGATGGEGGDRAAKGPLYSNVLTPDKIPDFFIPPKLPAGPTEPEAQAELGPSTSEQNLASAAPRRSPRSPRLPAKLAAESKSLLKAATRHVIQIESAEDWTAEEAATNADPQAQGAMSLPSVPKAQTSYGFATLAESPHTRRKESLFHSEHGALAQVGSPGTRRRRGGVKTNGGDGAPREAGGALMSPGRCVSGGESDTGSSAESSPFGSPLLSRSVSLLKGFAQDSQAKVSQLKHSVGRHGSLSADDSTPDTSPGARRRLARRSTPEPGPEPGAAPRAEHAVRMGPRGSVRLLAEYEAAQARLRVRLLAAEGLYDRLCDARSINCCVGLCLVPGKLQKQRSTIVKNSRHPVFNEDFFFDGLGPASVRKLALRIKVVNKGSSLKRDTLLGEKELPLTSLLPFL, from the coding sequence ATGAAGAAAACCAACTTGTGGTTCTTGGAGCGGCTTCGTGGGTCAGGGGAGAATGGAGCTACGGGGGGCGAGGGTGGGGACAGGGCCGCCAAGGGGCCCCTATACAGCAACGTGCTCACGCCCGACAAGATCCCGGACTTCTTCATCCCCCCCAAGCTGCCCGCCGGCCCCACGGAGCCGGAGGCTCAGGCTGAGCTGGGGCCCTCGACCTCGGAGCAGAACCTGGCCTCTGCCGCGCCCCGCCGCTCCCCCCGGAGCCCGCGGCTGCCCGCCAAGCTGGCCGCCGAGAGCAAGAGCCTGCTGAAGGCGGCCACCAGGCATGTGATCCAGATCGAGAGCGCGGAGGACTGGACCGCCGAGGAGGCCGCCACCAACGCCGACCCCCAGGCCCAGGGGGCCATGTCGCTGCCTTCGGTGCCCAAGGCCCAGACGTCCTATGGCTTCGCCACACTGGCCGAGAGCCCCCACACACGGCGCAAGGAGTCTCTGTTCCATAGCGAGCACGGGGCTCTGGCCCAGGTGGGCTCCCCGGGCACCCGGCGCCGTCGGGGGGGCGTCAAGACCAACGGGGGCGATGGGGCGCCCAGGGAGGCCGGCGGTGCCCTCATGAGCCCCGGCCGCTGCGTCAGTGGCGGGGAGAGCGACACGGGGTCCTCGGCCGAGTCCTCGCCGTTCGGGTCCCCCCTGCTCTCGCGCTCCGTGTCGCTGCTCAAAGGCTTCGCCCAGGACAGCCAGGCCAAGGTGAGCCAGCTGAAGCACTCGGTGGGCCGCCACGGCTCCCTGTCGGCCGACGACAGCACGCCGGACACCAGCCCTGGGGCCCGGCGCCGCCTTGCCCGCAGGAGCACCCCGGAGCCCGGCCCCGAGCCCGGCGCGGCGCCCCGCGCGGAGCACGCTGTGCGCATGGGCCCGCGGGGCAGCGTGCGGCTGCTGGCGGAGTATGAGGCGGCCCAGGCCCGCCTGCGCGTGCGCCTGCTGGCGGCCGAGGGCCTCTACGACCGCCTGTGCGACGCCCGCAGCATCAACTGCTGTGTGGGCCTGTGCTTGGTGCCCGGCAAGCTGCAGAAGCAGCGCAGCACCATCGTCAAGAACAGCCGCCACCCCGTCTTCAACGAGGACTTCTTCTTCGACGGCCTGGGGCCGGCCAGCGTGCGGAAGCTGGCGCTCAGGATCAAGGTGGTGAACAAGGGCAGCAGCCTCAAGCGGGACACCCTGCTCGGGGAGAAGGAGCTGCCCCTGACCTCTCTGCTTCCCTTCTTGTAA